Proteins found in one Campylobacter canadensis genomic segment:
- a CDS encoding methyl-accepting chemotaxis protein, producing the protein MRLTISRKLFLLIFVFLVILLIYNLALINKSYKTYKDTKAVENKVSLIDKNNELIHLVQAERGMSTALKSAQDVKNLNEHRLKVKEFASDSELAKIAEIRKIVDSKQSAKQIIQAYTDFIAFKLNENALILDDISSLFAKNSQELKTILSTKEYFGQLRGTLNGVFAKDEVDIQTFASVVYLHKNTQSLIKHLKDSADMKGILNSNSYKKLEEYINIFLNNNINNNFNVDNKDFFINASDVINQFKTYANNELSIIINLAKEEESAAKNSMLIQIIIAIFVQGINMLLAYIITKNIVNNLKKIELGLNSFFDFLSHKTKNIEAIVITSNDEFKSMADKINKTCESLEKNYIQDKESISEITQISMQIKSGNLNCTLYKEPNNPGIKELKNILNQMLSELQKLVGKDINKIENLLLEYSNMNFSNKINDANGKVEHSLNKLCDEIRKMLLSQSKLSDELKINSNILQDNMQELKKGSKLARDNINHSSDLISKITHSIEESNTKSKQIISQSEEIVNITNIIKDISQDIALLALNATIEAASAGEHGRGFAVVAEEVSRLANSTEQSLNLIDANVKMLVGQIYDIDKIINEQNKDINIINEQVKTIDNLSQNNDLIAQNTDERANAVDSLANNITQDLARTKF; encoded by the coding sequence ATGAGACTAACAATTTCTAGGAAATTATTTTTATTAATTTTTGTATTTTTAGTTATTTTATTAATCTACAACCTTGCTTTAATAAATAAAAGTTACAAGACTTATAAAGACACAAAAGCAGTGGAAAATAAAGTAAGTCTTATTGACAAAAATAATGAATTAATTCACTTAGTTCAAGCTGAAAGAGGTATGAGCACAGCTTTAAAATCAGCTCAAGATGTTAAAAATCTTAACGAACACCGCTTAAAAGTAAAAGAATTCGCAAGCGATAGCGAATTGGCAAAAATTGCAGAAATTAGAAAAATAGTAGATTCAAAGCAAAGCGCAAAGCAAATCATTCAAGCTTATACTGATTTTATAGCTTTTAAGTTAAATGAAAACGCTTTAATTTTAGATGATATTAGCTCTTTATTTGCAAAGAATTCCCAAGAACTAAAAACAATTTTAAGCACAAAAGAATATTTTGGGCAATTAAGAGGAACTTTAAATGGAGTTTTTGCAAAAGATGAAGTTGATATACAAACCTTTGCAAGTGTTGTGTATTTGCATAAAAATACTCAAAGCTTAATAAAGCACCTTAAAGATAGTGCCGATATGAAAGGCATTTTAAATAGTAATTCTTATAAAAAATTAGAAGAATATATAAATATTTTTTTAAACAATAATATTAATAATAATTTTAATGTAGATAATAAAGATTTTTTTATAAATGCTAGTGATGTAATAAATCAGTTTAAAACTTATGCAAATAATGAATTATCAATCATTATAAATCTTGCAAAAGAAGAAGAAAGCGCAGCAAAAAATAGTATGTTGATACAAATTATAATTGCTATTTTTGTGCAAGGGATTAATATGCTTTTAGCTTATATTATCACTAAAAATATAGTAAATAATCTTAAAAAAATTGAACTTGGATTAAATAGCTTTTTTGACTTTTTATCTCATAAAACTAAAAATATTGAAGCTATTGTAATTACAAGCAATGATGAGTTTAAAAGTATGGCAGATAAGATAAATAAAACTTGTGAGAGTTTAGAAAAAAACTATATTCAAGATAAAGAAAGCATTAGTGAAATTACTCAAATTAGTATGCAGATTAAATCAGGGAATTTAAATTGCACACTTTATAAAGAGCCAAATAATCCAGGAATTAAAGAATTAAAAAATATTTTAAATCAAATGTTAAGTGAATTACAAAAGCTAGTAGGTAAGGATATAAATAAAATTGAAAATTTACTTTTAGAATATTCAAATATGAATTTTAGCAATAAAATAAATGACGCAAATGGCAAGGTAGAGCATAGTTTAAATAAACTGTGTGATGAAATTAGAAAAATGTTGCTTTCTCAAAGTAAGTTAAGCGATGAGTTAAAAATAAATTCAAACATCTTACAAGATAATATGCAAGAGCTTAAAAAAGGCTCTAAATTAGCTAGAGATAACATAAATCATAGTTCTGATTTAATTAGTAAAATTACTCATTCTATTGAAGAATCAAATACAAAAAGTAAGCAAATTATCTCTCAATCAGAAGAAATAGTAAATATTACAAATATCATTAAAGATATTTCTCAAGATATAGCACTTTTAGCCTTAAATGCTACCATTGAAGCAGCAAGTGCAGGAGAGCATGGAAGGGGGTTTGCTGTTGTGGCTGAAGAAGTGTCTCGTTTAGCTAATAGTACAGAGCAATCACTTAATTTAATTGACGCAAATGTAAAAATGCTTGTAGGGCAGATTTATGATATTGATAAGATTATAAATGAGCAAAATAAGGATATTAACATAATAAATGAGCAAGTAAAAACCATTGATAATCTTAGTCAAAATAATGACTTAATAGCGCAAAATACCGATGAAAGGGCAAATGCGGTTGATAGTTTGGCAAATAATATAACCCAAGACTTAGCAAGAACTAAATTTTAA
- the trxB gene encoding thioredoxin-disulfide reductase: MLDLAIIGGGPAGLSAGLYATRGGLKNVVMFEKAMPGGQITSSSEMENYPGVAQVMDGISFMAPWSEQCMRFGLKHEMKEVVRVSKKDDVFEILLSDNTSTLAKSVIVCTGSAPKKAGFKGENEFFGRGVSTCATCDGFFYKNKEVAVLGGGDTALEEALYLSKICKKVYLIHRRDAFRAAPSTVERVKKCENIELILNAKVDEVYGDNSGVTGIKIEFNDKSTKDLAIPGIFTFVGLDVRNEVLKQENGEFLCKMSEQGNVIVDLKMKTNVAGLFAAGDLRLDASRQVVCAAADGATAALGVIAYLEGH; the protein is encoded by the coding sequence ATGTTAGATTTAGCGATTATTGGTGGTGGCCCTGCAGGTCTTAGCGCAGGACTTTACGCAACTCGTGGTGGATTAAAAAATGTTGTTATGTTTGAAAAAGCAATGCCAGGCGGACAAATTACAAGCTCTAGTGAAATGGAAAATTATCCAGGCGTAGCTCAAGTTATGGATGGAATTAGCTTTATGGCACCTTGGAGTGAGCAATGTATGCGTTTTGGCTTAAAGCACGAGATGAAAGAAGTTGTTCGTGTAAGCAAAAAAGATGATGTGTTTGAGATATTATTAAGCGATAATACAAGCACTTTAGCAAAAAGCGTTATTGTTTGCACTGGTAGTGCTCCTAAAAAAGCAGGTTTTAAAGGGGAGAATGAATTCTTTGGTCGTGGTGTTAGCACTTGTGCAACTTGCGATGGCTTTTTTTATAAAAACAAAGAAGTAGCAGTTTTAGGTGGTGGAGATACAGCTTTAGAAGAGGCTTTATATTTATCAAAAATATGCAAAAAGGTTTATTTAATTCATCGTCGTGATGCTTTTCGTGCTGCACCAAGTACGGTTGAAAGAGTAAAAAAATGTGAAAATATTGAACTTATTTTAAATGCAAAAGTTGATGAAGTTTATGGTGATAATTCAGGCGTTACAGGAATTAAAATAGAATTTAACGATAAAAGCACTAAAGATTTAGCAATTCCAGGTATTTTTACCTTTGTTGGACTTGATGTAAGAAATGAAGTTTTAAAGCAAGAAAATGGCGAATTTTTATGCAAAATGAGCGAACAAGGAAATGTAATTGTAGATTTAAAAATGAAAACAAATGTAGCTGGTTTATTTGCTGCAGGAGATTTAAGACTTGATGCTTCAAGACAGGTTGTTTGTGCAGCGGCTGATGGTGCTACAGCAGCTTTAGGTGTAATTGCTTACCTTGAAGGTCATTAA
- a CDS encoding TerC family protein — protein MFEWIFSTQGWLSFVTLLMLEIVLGIDNIIFLTILVSKLPKHLQNKGRILGLAFAMITRIILLFSIFWLSKLTTTLFSIASNEISGRDLVLIGGGIFLVIKSIKELFAMYKEEEQSTFKASANFFVVIIEIALIDIVFSLDSVITAVGIANELSIMILAVIIAVIFMMFASAFVGRMVERFYEFKTLALLFLVLVGAVLVCEGLEVHIDKAYIYTALAFSLISTILNVIKKAQDEK, from the coding sequence ATGTTTGAATGGATATTTTCTACACAAGGCTGGTTAAGTTTTGTAACACTCTTAATGCTTGAAATTGTTTTAGGTATAGATAATATTATTTTTTTAACAATCTTAGTAAGTAAATTACCAAAACACTTACAAAACAAAGGAAGAATTTTAGGTCTAGCCTTTGCAATGATAACTAGAATAATTTTATTATTTAGCATTTTCTGGCTTAGTAAATTAACCACAACCTTATTTAGCATAGCAAGCAATGAAATTAGCGGAAGAGATTTAGTATTAATTGGTGGGGGAATATTTTTAGTAATAAAATCAATAAAAGAATTATTTGCAATGTATAAAGAAGAAGAGCAAAGCACATTTAAAGCTAGTGCGAATTTTTTTGTTGTAATTATTGAAATTGCTTTAATAGATATTGTATTTTCACTAGATAGCGTAATTACTGCGGTTGGTATTGCAAATGAGCTTAGTATTATGATTTTAGCTGTTATAATTGCGGTTATTTTTATGATGTTTGCTAGTGCCTTTGTTGGACGAATGGTAGAAAGATTTTACGAATTTAAAACTCTTGCATTGTTATTTTTAGTTTTAGTTGGAGCGGTGCTTGTTTGCGAGGGCTTAGAAGTTCATATTGATAAAGCTTATATTTATACAGCACTTGCTTTTAGTTTAATTTCAACTATTTTAAATGTAATTAAAAAAGCACAAGATGAAAAATAG
- the aspA gene encoding aspartate ammonia-lyase — MRKEHDFLGELEIDDMCYYGVQTLRAVQNFDISGRRLKDFPRFIISLAKVKKACALANAKLALLDEKIKDAICFACDEIIKGKYHDQFIVDMIQGGAGTSTNMNANEVIANIALEYLGHKKGEYEFCHPNDHVNLSQSTNDAYPTSIRVALFEYLSDLTKAMEYLQAAYERKAEEFKDVIKMGRTQLQDAVPMTLGREFKTFAVMISEDIKRVKSAREQILAVNLGATAIGTGINSHPDYPPIVAKYLQEITGSNFTIAADLIEATQDTSAFVQISGVLKRVATKLSKVCNDLRLLSSGPKCGFNEINLPKMQPGSSIMPGKVNPVIPEVVNQVCFYIIGADVSVTLACEGGQLQLNVFEPLAAYSLIHSIVMLEKAMKTLADKCIDGISANEQICKDFVMNSIGIVTALNPYIGYENSAKIAKEALNTGKRVYDLVLERKLLNKEQLDEILSPENMLKPTLGIKK; from the coding sequence ATGAGAAAAGAACACGATTTTTTAGGTGAATTAGAAATTGATGATATGTGTTATTATGGTGTGCAAACGCTAAGAGCGGTGCAGAATTTTGATATTTCAGGCAGAAGGTTAAAAGACTTTCCACGCTTTATAATCTCTTTAGCTAAGGTAAAAAAAGCTTGTGCTTTAGCCAATGCAAAATTAGCTTTATTAGATGAAAAAATCAAAGATGCAATTTGTTTTGCTTGTGATGAAATTATTAAGGGCAAATATCACGACCAATTTATAGTAGATATGATTCAAGGTGGTGCAGGAACTAGCACAAATATGAATGCAAATGAAGTTATTGCAAATATTGCTTTAGAATATTTAGGGCATAAAAAAGGAGAATATGAATTTTGTCATCCAAACGACCATGTAAATTTATCTCAAAGCACAAATGATGCTTATCCAACCAGCATTAGAGTAGCATTATTTGAATATTTAAGCGATTTAACTAAGGCGATGGAATATTTACAAGCAGCTTATGAAAGAAAAGCAGAGGAATTTAAAGATGTAATTAAAATGGGAAGAACTCAATTGCAAGACGCAGTGCCAATGACTTTAGGAAGAGAGTTTAAAACCTTTGCCGTAATGATTAGCGAAGATATTAAAAGGGTAAAAAGCGCTAGAGAGCAAATCTTAGCAGTTAATTTAGGTGCAACTGCTATTGGAACAGGGATAAACTCTCATCCTGATTATCCACCTATTGTTGCAAAATATTTACAAGAAATAACAGGCTCTAATTTTACAATAGCAGCCGATTTAATTGAAGCAACGCAAGATACTTCAGCCTTCGTACAAATTAGCGGAGTTTTAAAAAGAGTAGCTACTAAGCTTTCAAAAGTTTGTAATGATTTAAGATTACTTTCAAGCGGTCCAAAATGCGGTTTTAACGAAATAAATCTACCAAAAATGCAGCCTGGTAGCTCAATTATGCCTGGTAAGGTAAATCCTGTTATACCTGAAGTTGTAAATCAGGTTTGTTTTTACATAATTGGAGCTGATGTTAGCGTAACTCTTGCTTGTGAGGGCGGACAATTGCAGTTAAATGTATTTGAACCACTTGCAGCTTATAGTTTAATTCATAGTATCGTAATGCTTGAAAAAGCTATGAAAACTTTAGCTGATAAATGTATTGATGGAATTAGCGCAAACGAGCAAATTTGCAAAGATTTTGTTATGAATTCAATTGGAATTGTAACCGCACTTAATCCTTACATTGGCTATGAAAATAGTGCAAAAATAGCAAAAGAAGCACTAAATACAGGAAAAAGAGTTTATGATTTAGTACTTGAAAGAAAGTTATTAAACAAAGAGCAATTAGATGAAATTCTAAGTCCTGAAAATATGTTAAAACCAACTTTAGGAATAAAAAAATAA
- a CDS encoding 5'-methylthioadenosine/S-adenosylhomocysteine nucleosidase produces the protein MKKLFFIVLMSQVLLAKILVQGAMTSETNVLIDALKDKKEIKIGSYLFYTGKIGSSEVIVSRTLVGMVNAASATTIGILNFKPDIIINQGTAGAHNQKLDTGDIVIGEKIYNAGSYYTEQTDSKKVTYKTRKQMLSPTTLLTKDNEDDAYKYFTSDEKLVKDVLEYSRATKFKVISGVIATADAYNRETEVIKHIRSVYNSDAEEMESSSVAQVAKAFNIPYLAIRIISNVEPKKQSFDVNTTVACQEFVINFIKYLDNVKYLK, from the coding sequence ATGAAAAAATTATTTTTCATTGTTTTAATGTCGCAGGTGCTATTAGCTAAAATACTTGTTCAAGGTGCAATGACAAGTGAAACAAATGTGTTAATAGACGCTTTAAAAGATAAAAAAGAAATAAAAATTGGTAGCTACCTTTTTTATACTGGCAAGATTGGTTCTAGTGAGGTTATAGTTTCAAGAACCTTAGTTGGTATGGTAAATGCTGCTAGTGCAACTACAATAGGAATTTTAAACTTCAAACCTGATATTATTATAAATCAAGGTACAGCAGGTGCTCATAATCAAAAATTAGACACAGGCGATATTGTAATCGGAGAAAAGATTTACAACGCAGGAAGCTACTACACAGAGCAAACAGATAGCAAAAAAGTAACATACAAAACAAGAAAACAAATGCTAAGCCCTACAACCTTACTTACAAAAGATAATGAAGATGATGCTTATAAATATTTTACAAGTGATGAAAAATTAGTAAAAGATGTACTTGAATACTCAAGAGCAACAAAATTTAAAGTTATAAGCGGAGTTATTGCAACTGCTGATGCTTACAATAGAGAAACTGAAGTTATAAAGCATATAAGAAGTGTTTATAATAGCGATGCTGAAGAAATGGAAAGCTCTAGCGTAGCACAGGTTGCAAAGGCTTTTAATATCCCTTATTTAGCGATTAGAATTATCTCAAATGTTGAACCTAAAAAACAAAGTTTTGATGTAAATACTACGGTTGCTTGTCAGGAATTTGTGATTAATTTTATTAAATATTTAGATAATGTAAAATATTTAAAATAG
- a CDS encoding menaquinone biosynthesis family protein: MKKISLAHSPDADDIFMYAAIKYGWISSDFKYENDAKDIQSLNQDAINNIYDVCAISFALYPKIASEYALLRTATSFGNGYGPKLICLKNKQLKENFSVALSGEHTTNALLFRLAYPKAKIVYMNFLDIENAVLEQKVDAGVLIHESILNYDESLEVKKEIWDIWCEYCLKYEKEILPLPLGGMAIRRSLVLLDAIKIEKELMQAVKVATQNKKSLSAILLSKNEVRVNEKDLEKYLSLYANDDSICLNDKQKRALDLLFKLANSNVKCEENLLPLEYEELRNS; the protein is encoded by the coding sequence ATGAAAAAAATAAGCTTAGCTCACAGCCCTGATGCTGATGATATTTTTATGTATGCGGCTATTAAATATGGCTGGATTAGTAGTGATTTTAAATATGAAAATGATGCAAAAGATATACAAAGTTTAAATCAAGATGCGATTAATAATATTTATGATGTGTGTGCAATTTCCTTTGCTTTGTACCCTAAAATTGCAAGTGAATATGCACTTTTAAGGACGGCAACAAGCTTTGGCAATGGCTATGGACCTAAATTAATTTGCTTAAAAAACAAGCAATTAAAAGAAAATTTTAGTGTTGCTTTAAGCGGAGAGCATACAACAAACGCACTTTTATTTAGACTTGCTTATCCTAAGGCTAAGATTGTTTATATGAATTTTTTAGATATTGAAAATGCAGTTTTAGAGCAAAAGGTAGATGCAGGAGTGCTAATTCACGAAAGTATTTTAAATTATGATGAAAGCTTAGAAGTAAAAAAAGAAATATGGGATATTTGGTGTGAATATTGTTTAAAATATGAAAAAGAAATTTTGCCTTTACCACTTGGTGGAATGGCGATTAGAAGGTCTTTAGTTTTACTTGATGCAATTAAAATTGAAAAAGAATTAATGCAAGCAGTAAAAGTTGCAACGCAAAATAAAAAAAGTTTAAGTGCTATTTTATTAAGCAAAAACGAAGTTAGAGTGAATGAAAAAGATTTAGAAAAATATTTATCTTTATATGCAAACGATGATAGTATTTGCCTAAATGACAAGCAAAAAAGAGCTTTAGATTTATTGTTTAAACTAGCTAATAGCAATGTAAAATGTGAAGAGAATTTATTACCTTTAGAATATGAAGAATTAAGAAATTCTTAA
- a CDS encoding murein hydrolase activator EnvC family protein, whose amino-acid sequence MKKFAILLLFALCLNANSISKNEKQLQLKKQEQEQLSKKIEDLANEIIQGEKKLEQINSQVNLASKKTKELQELVNAQNNELDIIILQNKELVNEQNKLENKLIDIISKDYAYDLISPDDFIESADSIVNKEILLNLSLVLKDEYKLLASEYIKTSQKIDYKQRRINEINNNIKDYKNKEKELNKLKNEQEKLVAKQKLDERIYKERLSNLQKQQDELRATLQKLKIIEENKQKQNVANKSINVKHSTTLNTDTKVIKYSGAKTISPLQSYSLKQKFGEYEDPIYKLKIFNENVILRSNDINANVRVVLDGKVVFANDTAVLDKVVIVEHANKLHTIYAHLDKFSPLAKVGSVVKKGNIIGKVKQDLTFEVTQKNFHINPMDLIK is encoded by the coding sequence ATGAAAAAATTTGCAATTTTATTGCTTTTTGCCTTATGTTTAAATGCAAATTCAATAAGTAAAAATGAAAAGCAATTGCAATTAAAAAAACAAGAGCAAGAGCAGCTTTCTAAAAAAATTGAAGATTTAGCAAATGAAATAATTCAAGGAGAAAAAAAGCTAGAACAAATTAATTCTCAAGTAAATTTAGCAAGTAAAAAAACAAAGGAATTACAAGAATTAGTAAATGCGCAAAATAACGAGCTAGATATAATCATCTTGCAAAATAAAGAGCTAGTAAATGAGCAAAATAAACTTGAAAATAAACTTATTGATATAATTTCAAAAGATTATGCTTATGATTTAATTAGCCCTGATGATTTTATTGAAAGCGCTGATAGCATTGTAAATAAAGAGATTTTGCTTAATCTTTCTTTGGTTTTAAAAGATGAATATAAATTATTAGCAAGTGAATATATAAAAACATCACAAAAAATAGACTACAAACAAAGAAGAATTAATGAAATAAATAACAATATTAAAGATTATAAAAACAAAGAAAAAGAATTAAATAAATTAAAAAATGAGCAAGAAAAATTAGTAGCAAAACAAAAATTAGATGAAAGAATTTACAAAGAAAGATTAAGCAATCTACAAAAGCAGCAAGATGAATTAAGAGCAACTTTGCAAAAATTAAAAATTATTGAAGAAAACAAACAAAAGCAAAATGTAGCAAACAAAAGTATAAATGTAAAACACTCAACAACTTTAAATACCGATACAAAGGTTATTAAATATAGTGGTGCAAAAACTATTTCTCCTTTGCAATCTTATTCTTTAAAGCAAAAATTCGGCGAATACGAAGACCCAATTTACAAGCTTAAGATTTTTAATGAAAATGTTATTTTACGCTCAAATGATATTAATGCAAATGTAAGAGTTGTGCTTGATGGAAAGGTAGTCTTTGCTAATGATACTGCGGTGCTTGATAAGGTTGTAATAGTTGAACACGCAAATAAACTTCATACAATTTATGCGCATTTAGATAAATTTAGCCCACTTGCAAAAGTAGGCTCTGTAGTAAAAAAAGGCAATATAATAGGCAAGGTTAAGCAGGATTTAACCTTTGAAGTAACACAAAAGAATTTTCATATAAATCCTATGGATTTAATTAAATAA